A region from the Haliaeetus albicilla chromosome 16, bHalAlb1.1, whole genome shotgun sequence genome encodes:
- the GAL gene encoding galanin peptides, translating to MQRCTSFLFLSLILCATLSETLGLVFSAREKRGWTLNSAGYLLGPHAVDNHRSFNDKHGFTGKREIQPDEDIKAGNLGRLLADENIVRTVIEFLAYLHLKEMGALDKLPSPEETNQS from the exons ATGCAGAGGTGCACTAGTTTCCTGTTTCTGTCTTTAATCCTTTGTGCCACCCTGTCAGAAACACTTGGACTGGTTTTCTCG gcaagagaaaaaagggGCTGGACTTTGAATAGTGCTGGTTACCTGCTTGGGCCAC ATGCAGTAGATAACCACAGATCTTTTAATGACAAACATGGTTTCACTGGTAAACGTGAAATACAGCCTGATGAGGATATTAAAGCAG GGAATCTTGGAAGACTGCTGGCTGATGAAAACATTGTGCGCACAGTAATTGAATTTTTGGCTTATTTGCATCTTAAAG aGATGGGAGCACTTGACAAACTACCTTCTCCAGAGGAAACAAACCAGTCTTGA